GATAAAGAAAGGGTCCAAGATCAAATCAATCCAACGGTTCACATCAACCAAACCTGTTAACAAGCTCTTACTGCACTGCTTATTTACATCGTGGTAAAACTCCAAAGCAGGTAAAGTATCGGATAGTTTCCGGTCGACGTCGGGTAAATCGAACCCGAATCCGAGCTCAATACAGGCCTTCAGCTCCTCCAAATCATCGTCGGAAACGCTTTTGCTACGAACAAGGCGGCGCGTGCCAGAAATGCTCTTTCGACGCTGCCACGTCTCTTCCCGGATCGTGTCGGGCGACCACGAATTGTGCTTGTAGAGAGGGTGAGGCGGTGGTACGTGGGGGTTTTTCATGGTGTCGCCAAGGAAATGTCGGCGTCGTCGTCGTTTTGGACCTTTGGTGGCGGCCGGAAAGGATGAGGGTTTGGCGGCAGCGGGAAGGCATTTTTATAGATAGGTGTTGATTGGCTGCCACTTCAGAATAATGTCGTAGTGGGCCCCAGCTTGCGGGTCCGTACAAAGATGACAGTGAGATAGTAGTGGGCCACAGTTGGTGGAgtcttttattttaatttttttatttataagttaATTACAAAGATGACAGGgatataaataaacaagaaatGCGTGGTAGGTAAAAATAAGGATGTAAAAGGAGAAGATTCTTAATgtataatattttattgaatttgaaacctaattataattataattatatactttttttggtcaaacgttaaattaaatgttagattaaaaACCGATAAAGTTCGAATTCCCGACCTTTTCACTACTATAACCATGATAAAGCGTCACTtgcaattataattataatttattaatggtcaatttttctttattatttatttttctagtcCATGATGTCAAAGCGAAGCAAGGTGTCTGGACAGAAGCTGGCAAGGTGGAATGAGCCATAGCCGACGTGGAatcaacagaaaaaaaaaacacaggtAGATATTCTTACAACATTCTAAACGCTACCTTCACATCCAAGAATCAGATACGCATTCGGATCCCATTATAAAACTAGGATTGCAGGGAAGGTAAAACACGCAGGTAAGCTACAAGACTACAAGGTTTTTCACTGAGGAGCCTGTTGTAGAGAGATTCTCTTATATAACTAGCTTATTACTTGACAGTCGTTTACTGAACGTGCAATCCATTTTTTGAACatcgtcgtacccagtgcacaaggctcccgctttacgcagggttttGAACATACAACAAAAAATATTGAACGGTAGTGCCACTATGACTAAATATTGATTATATGAGATAATCACTTTTCTTGTAGACTTTGACCAAGTTGGCAATTATCATTACAAGAATCAAAAGAATATGAATCTCCCACCGTAACATTAGCTCATATTTGCTGTCACCAATAATCCCCACAAGAGCAAGTTCCAtctttaaaatgatgaaaacggTTAGAATCCCTCACAATGATCTCCCTCTCCGTGATTACCGATATGAATTTCGTTGCGTTGTGGCAATCGCCGCAAACCCGCAAGTTCTTGAAGATCCGAATGGGTGTTTTCGGGGCTGTACTGATGATTCCGAATGCAATTGCCAATCTCTCACTGTGGCTGTTAAGGATGTGCTCTTTCTCGTCATCCTCGACATCCTGCAACACGAAGCTCAAGTCAGGAATGTAACCGAGGCTCTTCATTCTGGCGGTTAGATCCCTCAGCTTCTCATATATTTCTTCGCACTTTGGATGCGATTGATTTGCAGTGTAGAAGACATCAACGTTATTATTCACTTCTATTGAGCTCCATCCTGGAGTCTTCGTCAGTCCCCGATTTCTGGCCAGAGATCTCACTTTCTCTACACCTTCCCATTTCCCGAAATTTGCATATATGTTTGACAACAAAACATAGTAACCCACGTTCTCTGAATCAACTTCAAACAAGCGTTCGGAAGCAATCTTGCCCATTTCAACATTTCCATGTATTCTACAAGCGCCGAGTAGAGCACCCCACACAGACGCATCAGGCCGTACAGACATATTCTCTATAAAACTATATGCCTTGTTTAAATGCCCGGCTCTACCAAGCAAATCAACCATGCAGCCATAGTGCTTCAAACTAGGCTTGATTCCGTATTGTTCCTGCATCGTATGAAAGAACGATTGACCTTCATTGACCAAACCTGAATGGCTACACGCTGCCATTAAAGATACAAAGGTGACATGATCTGGCTTGACCCCCTCATCTAGCATATCATTGAATAGCTGCAGAGCTTTCTCACCATGCCCATGAACTCCATGACACGAAATTAAAGCATTCCAAGGGACCGAACTCTTCCTAGGAACTTGGGAGAACAGACACAATGCATCATCTAGTCTTCCACATTTTCCATACATGTCAATCAAGCAGGTTCCCACAAATACATCTGAGTAGACACGGTTCTTAATCACCCGTCCATGTACTTTCATCCCTTGTTGCAAGGCTCCCACGTGGGTATATGCTGGTAGAATGCTAACCCAAGTTCCATGGTTTGGAATTATTTCTTTGCATTGTTGCATCATGCGGTACACTTCAATTGCTTCACTTGCGTGACCATTTTGAGCATAGCCTGTGATCAAAGTATTCCATGAAACAGCATCCTTGGTAGGAAGTCCTTCAAAAACAGTACGTGCGGAATCTATAGCACCTAATTTAGCATACATATCCACAACTGCATTTCCAATGACAACATCTTCCACAAACCAATCTCTCCTCAAGATGAATCCATGAACAGACTTACTCTTTTCGGAGTCACTTAATTGAGCTAAAATTGAAGCCAAACTCACTAGTGTTAAAAAATCGGGCTGAATTCCGCGTAATTGCATGGCGTTAAATAATTCAAGTGCAGTGATTGGATCATTATTCTGCTCATATGCAGCAACTATTGAGTTCCATGAAACTAAATCTCTAACCTCCATTTGATCAAAAACCCTTCGTGCATGTCCCAAGCTACCAAATTTGGAATACATGTTAATCAAGGCATTGCATACAAACAGATCAAAGTCCAGTCCATGCTTTATGACATATAAATGAATCAGCCTCCCGCTTGAGATGTCGTTTGATTGAGCACAAGCAGTCAGCAGACTTGCAACAGTTACGCGATCCATCTTTATCCCCTCCATTCTCATTTCAACCAGGACATCCAATGCGTCTGCTGCATTTGCATTCtgacaaaacccagaaatcatTGCATTCCAAGACCCTGTATCTCGAATTGGCATATCATCAAACAATTTACGAGCAACGTAAATAAAACCAAAACGGGAATACATATGGATCAAAGAAGCGGCCACGAAGACATCCCATTCGAACCCCAGCTTTAGAACTCGACAGTGTATCTTCTTCCCGTCAACCAGATTCTCACAAGCTTTCAAGACAGGAGGAAAGGTGTAGAAATCAGGATGAAGATCAGAAGTCAACGAAAACTGAGAGAAACAATCTAAAGCTTCACGGAAGCGCCCGCTGCGAACATAAGCAGATACCATGGAATTCCAGGTATAGACATCTTTCCTTGGTATCGAATCAAATGTGCGGCGAGAGAATGACAAGTCGCCAAGGTAGGCATAACGATTGACAAGCTTGGCAGCAAGAAAGATATTCTGAGATTTTCCCAACACCACAAGATAAGCATGGAGTTGCTTAGCATGGTGAACATTTGTGCAGGAGTGGAATAGAAAATCGATATTATCATTTCTGTTATCATTCGCAAAGCCATCTGATGGCAGCTGCAAAGTATTTGTAGTTGATGAGAACGATTGACAACAAAGTCGATGTGAggacaaaaatttggaaacatGCCTACCTCTGCAGGTGGGCACCAACCTGGAAACAGATATAGAAAACATCAGCCGGGCAGAGAATAAGCTTCGATTACACAAAACAAGCCATGTCAATTCCATATCCCTTCGGGACTACACATATTTTTATCGGTTACTAGAAGAAAACACTGTCAGCAAACATTGTGAAATGAAATTCAATCCACTTCATATAAAATTCCTACGACAACACGCATAAAACTCGAAAACCTGTCATTGTATCAGGAAACGTGATTCATTTGGACAAACAGGCATATCAAATGATAATTTTAACTGTGCCTATCCAATTTCTCTCATTCATTTACTACTCTAAAGTTTAAATTACCaataaaaataaggaaaatacgTAAATAGTCATTTGCCCACACAAAAAGAGAAAAACTTCATCGGATTCCGAAGACTATTTCCCAGAAAGcgaacaaaaaacaaattgtaGGGTAAAAACTAACAGAGAAAAAGGAGGTTtttacctcaacatacatgaaGGATTCAGAGAAATCCAAACGGTCAATGAGCTTCCTTAGCAGCACGGATGAATCCAATCATTGGGGgttaagggtttagggttagggtttaggctGGAAAGCAAAGCAACCTCCTTTTATGCTTTTGGGGTTTCTATTCGATTTGCTGTACACCAGAAATCCCTTTCGGGGtttaggggtttagggttttatcaGATTAGAGATGATACTTAAGAGGGAGCGATGGTGAGAGAGGATTTGGAATTTGGGCCGGGTTATAGTGGGGAACTGATCCAGCGCGGCCCATTATAGTTCTTTTTTAACAAAGCTGAAGTTTTATCAGCGGCCCGAAATACCATCAtatatttcaaacaaaaaagaagaacaagATTACGGACTCATTTGGTAAGTACTTTTAAATGATGTAAAgcatttttaaggaaaatagtttttagtttcaaaagcacttgaaatgcTTTCTGCTAAAAGTATTAGTTATGTGCTTTTTGCTGgaaacacttcaagtgttttttcatAATTAACATGTCTTGTTACTAAGGTATGGTTCTAAAAACGTTTTATCTAAAACAACTAACTTTAATCATTCAAAAACACTTGCCAGACGAGCTTTACGGTCCTATTTCAAATAAAAGCACTTATACTGAAATGGTTTTTAGGGAAGCAGTTTCAAACAGACTTCAGTCATTGTAATTAAGTGGCTATACCAAAATTCTTTTTGCCAGTTATTGTGTCCGTGTTTATTTACTCTAGTTTAGGCTTGCTTTGAACCTCATTTAGATCTCAAAACTAATACATTGACATGTACAGTGGCACAATCTTGTTTAGTAACATATTGTCAAACTTGAAATTTCGCAACCAGCTTAATT
This genomic interval from Malus domestica chromosome 05, GDT2T_hap1 contains the following:
- the LOC103436486 gene encoding uncharacterized protein; its protein translation is MKNPHVPPPHPLYKHNSWSPDTIREETWQRRKSISGTRRLVRSKSVSDDDLEELKACIELGFGFDLPDVDRKLSDTLPALEFYHDVNKQCSKSLLTDGGDAEEMKTRLRQWAKLVACSVRESSSSSI
- the LOC103436485 gene encoding pentatricopeptide repeat-containing protein At4g33990 isoform X1; translated protein: MLRLVPTCRGRHVSKFLSSHRLCCQSFSSTTNTLQLPSDGFANDNRNDNIDFLFHSCTNVHHAKQLHAYLVVLGKSQNIFLAAKLVNRYAYLGDLSFSRRTFDSIPRKDVYTWNSMVSAYVRSGRFREALDCFSQFSLTSDLHPDFYTFPPVLKACENLVDGKKIHCRVLKLGFEWDVFVAASLIHMYSRFGFIYVARKLFDDMPIRDTGSWNAMISGFCQNANAADALDVLVEMRMEGIKMDRVTVASLLTACAQSNDISSGRLIHLYVIKHGLDFDLFVCNALINMYSKFGSLGHARRVFDQMEVRDLVSWNSIVAAYEQNNDPITALELFNAMQLRGIQPDFLTLVSLASILAQLSDSEKSKSVHGFILRRDWFVEDVVIGNAVVDMYAKLGAIDSARTVFEGLPTKDAVSWNTLITGYAQNGHASEAIEVYRMMQQCKEIIPNHGTWVSILPAYTHVGALQQGMKVHGRVIKNRVYSDVFVGTCLIDMYGKCGRLDDALCLFSQVPRKSSVPWNALISCHGVHGHGEKALQLFNDMLDEGVKPDHVTFVSLMAACSHSGLVNEGQSFFHTMQEQYGIKPSLKHYGCMVDLLGRAGHLNKAYSFIENMSVRPDASVWGALLGACRIHGNVEMGKIASERLFEVDSENVGYYVLLSNIYANFGKWEGVEKVRSLARNRGLTKTPGWSSIEVNNNVDVFYTANQSHPKCEEIYEKLRDLTARMKSLGYIPDLSFVLQDVEDDEKEHILNSHSERLAIAFGIISTAPKTPIRIFKNLRVCGDCHNATKFISVITEREIIVRDSNRFHHFKDGTCSCGDYW
- the LOC103436485 gene encoding pentatricopeptide repeat-containing protein At4g33990 isoform X2, with translation MLVPTCRGRHVSKFLSSHRLCCQSFSSTTNTLQLPSDGFANDNRNDNIDFLFHSCTNVHHAKQLHAYLVVLGKSQNIFLAAKLVNRYAYLGDLSFSRRTFDSIPRKDVYTWNSMVSAYVRSGRFREALDCFSQFSLTSDLHPDFYTFPPVLKACENLVDGKKIHCRVLKLGFEWDVFVAASLIHMYSRFGFIYVARKLFDDMPIRDTGSWNAMISGFCQNANAADALDVLVEMRMEGIKMDRVTVASLLTACAQSNDISSGRLIHLYVIKHGLDFDLFVCNALINMYSKFGSLGHARRVFDQMEVRDLVSWNSIVAAYEQNNDPITALELFNAMQLRGIQPDFLTLVSLASILAQLSDSEKSKSVHGFILRRDWFVEDVVIGNAVVDMYAKLGAIDSARTVFEGLPTKDAVSWNTLITGYAQNGHASEAIEVYRMMQQCKEIIPNHGTWVSILPAYTHVGALQQGMKVHGRVIKNRVYSDVFVGTCLIDMYGKCGRLDDALCLFSQVPRKSSVPWNALISCHGVHGHGEKALQLFNDMLDEGVKPDHVTFVSLMAACSHSGLVNEGQSFFHTMQEQYGIKPSLKHYGCMVDLLGRAGHLNKAYSFIENMSVRPDASVWGALLGACRIHGNVEMGKIASERLFEVDSENVGYYVLLSNIYANFGKWEGVEKVRSLARNRGLTKTPGWSSIEVNNNVDVFYTANQSHPKCEEIYEKLRDLTARMKSLGYIPDLSFVLQDVEDDEKEHILNSHSERLAIAFGIISTAPKTPIRIFKNLRVCGDCHNATKFISVITEREIIVRDSNRFHHFKDGTCSCGDYW